A single Thermococcus celericrescens DNA region contains:
- a CDS encoding DUF2226 domain-containing protein — protein MQLPDKGPLMENVVATSAGELGALVQKALSQGNGAFLKIFARGTEGKYYITVLIDRSKVLAAECLVVDTKQNLSGEEAIRVLNSLVGRPMVVDVYTLDELELKLSLADNVDVYAQTPKVPLDELFKAPSEGPPAEPAKKGKPVEKRAAMAATAEAAVTSQATPEPQPLAVEVEKPKPASTPAGKPEVVVNLTGGSIPEKAFQVYAEDLLKEAKKIKGLTINRIEFDANVGEGVVYLNVHIYGNSTGDSRDIEVAERRMLHAVSKYAPVLLREAETKPIIRDVGIIIDGQELKPQEIVDRDKKKTGNVTKDGKISLSVLEDVWPYFSAYARTVVTEIESVGIKIDKAHFDIRGRKEFEINLSLVVETGMARDSVQRMVKDILNRHAKELGRSLKRYITVHNIEVETVSKASVSGSAAAPVAGETSGKAAEIIAKKELLEKEVEQLLKQAGIDELSALTEEKKKESEETMLKSRIEPAVETLKNRIHAELKLVPRVTFKWLKLNHEIRSSTVYVDIEASFLRENVGGLFGSFSGVSDEKIKQDIATTIQRVIKDVSREYGIALNLRKLNVVIR, from the coding sequence ATGCAGCTGCCAGACAAGGGGCCACTCATGGAAAACGTGGTAGCAACCTCTGCGGGGGAACTGGGAGCGCTCGTTCAGAAGGCGCTTTCCCAGGGCAACGGAGCTTTTCTGAAGATATTCGCCAGGGGTACCGAGGGTAAATACTACATAACCGTCCTCATTGACAGGTCAAAGGTGCTCGCAGCTGAGTGTCTCGTGGTTGACACGAAGCAGAATCTATCTGGAGAGGAAGCAATCAGAGTGCTGAACTCACTCGTTGGAAGACCCATGGTCGTTGACGTTTATACCCTTGACGAACTCGAGCTCAAACTATCCTTGGCAGATAACGTCGATGTTTACGCTCAGACCCCAAAAGTCCCGCTGGACGAGCTGTTCAAAGCTCCCAGCGAGGGACCTCCCGCAGAACCCGCGAAGAAGGGGAAACCCGTTGAGAAGAGGGCAGCAATGGCAGCAACGGCGGAAGCCGCGGTGACCTCCCAGGCCACGCCCGAGCCGCAGCCCCTGGCGGTGGAGGTGGAAAAGCCCAAGCCCGCCTCGACCCCTGCGGGGAAGCCCGAGGTTGTGGTCAACCTGACCGGTGGGAGCATACCTGAGAAGGCATTCCAGGTCTACGCGGAGGACCTCCTCAAGGAGGCCAAGAAGATAAAGGGCCTTACGATAAACAGAATAGAGTTCGACGCCAACGTGGGAGAGGGCGTTGTCTATCTCAACGTCCACATCTACGGAAACTCCACCGGCGACTCAAGGGACATAGAGGTGGCAGAGAGGAGGATGCTCCACGCCGTCAGCAAGTACGCTCCCGTTCTCCTCAGAGAGGCCGAGACAAAGCCAATAATTAGGGATGTTGGCATAATCATCGACGGCCAGGAGCTCAAGCCCCAGGAGATAGTGGACAGGGACAAGAAGAAGACCGGCAACGTCACAAAGGACGGAAAAATCTCACTGTCCGTTCTCGAAGATGTGTGGCCGTACTTCAGCGCCTACGCAAGGACCGTCGTGACGGAGATAGAGAGCGTGGGGATAAAGATAGACAAGGCCCACTTTGACATCAGGGGAAGGAAGGAGTTCGAGATAAACCTCTCCCTTGTGGTTGAGACTGGCATGGCTAGAGACTCCGTCCAGAGAATGGTCAAAGACATCCTGAATAGGCACGCGAAGGAGCTTGGAAGGAGTCTGAAGCGTTACATAACCGTCCACAACATAGAAGTTGAGACGGTGTCAAAGGCAAGCGTTTCAGGTTCTGCAGCTGCCCCCGTGGCCGGCGAGACCAGCGGCAAGGCCGCGGAGATAATCGCCAAGAAGGAGCTCCTTGAGAAGGAGGTCGAACAGCTCCTGAAGCAGGCGGGAATAGACGAGCTCTCCGCCCTCACAGAGGAAAAGAAGAAGGAAAGCGAGGAAACGATGCTGAAGAGCCGCATAGAGCCCGCAGTGGAGACCCTCAAGAACAGGATTCACGCGGAGCTTAAGCTCGTCCCGCGCGTCACGTTCAAGTGGCTCAAGCTCAATCATGAAATAAGAAGTTCCACGGTCTACGTTGATATCGAGGCCAGCTTCCTCAGGGAAAACGTTGGGGGCCTCTTCGGCTCGTTTTCTGGGGTCTCCGACGAGAAAATAAAGCAGGACATAGCGACAACAATTCAGCGGGTCATCAAGGACGTGTCCAGGGAGTACGGGATTGCACTCAACCTGAGGAAATTGAACGTGGTCATCCGCTGA
- a CDS encoding DMT family transporter, protein MDTLILGVLAALASAFSWAASTVLIKAGMQDKSPVAANIFRLYAVSVMFAVIFLINGTFSKVAGLSPKLLAVAFVSGAFGFVIGDYFYLNALKMMGVSRTVPITSTYPLWAILWAFLFLGRDVSAQIIVGAALVVSAIVVVRKAEEEEKINPRGFLFAILAPISWSFAILTMDWLTGYVDVLTLAGIRMMFAALAVSLFLPRYAGELRRITLRETLLLTGAAATGLLLGQYLFVYSINLVGSQISAPVSAINPIIASTLAILILKEPPNRKILEGLILAVLGVILISTG, encoded by the coding sequence ATGGACACCCTAATCCTCGGAGTTCTGGCGGCGCTGGCATCGGCCTTCTCGTGGGCGGCATCGACGGTACTGATAAAGGCAGGAATGCAGGACAAGAGCCCGGTGGCGGCCAACATATTCCGCCTCTACGCCGTCTCGGTGATGTTCGCGGTCATCTTCCTGATAAACGGCACCTTCTCGAAGGTCGCCGGCCTGTCGCCGAAGCTGCTCGCGGTGGCCTTCGTCTCCGGGGCCTTCGGCTTCGTCATAGGTGACTACTTCTACCTCAACGCTCTCAAGATGATGGGCGTCTCAAGAACCGTCCCGATAACCTCCACCTACCCGCTGTGGGCCATACTGTGGGCATTCCTCTTTCTCGGGAGAGATGTAAGCGCCCAGATAATAGTGGGCGCCGCACTGGTGGTTTCCGCGATAGTGGTCGTGAGGAAGGCGGAGGAGGAAGAGAAGATAAACCCCAGAGGCTTTCTCTTCGCTATCTTGGCCCCAATCTCCTGGAGCTTCGCGATACTCACCATGGACTGGCTCACCGGTTACGTGGACGTGCTCACGCTCGCGGGGATAAGAATGATGTTCGCGGCCCTGGCCGTGTCGCTGTTCCTGCCGAGGTACGCGGGTGAGCTGAGGAGGATAACCCTTCGGGAAACGCTCCTCCTGACCGGCGCCGCGGCCACCGGCCTGCTCCTGGGCCAGTATCTCTTCGTTTACTCGATAAATCTCGTGGGCTCCCAGATATCGGCCCCCGTTTCGGCCATAAATCCCATAATAGCCTCCACCCTGGCGATACTGATCCTCAAGGAGCCGCCCAACAGGAAGATACTCGAAGGACTGATTCTGGCGGTGCTGGGTGTCATACTAATCTCCACCGGCTGA
- a CDS encoding CBS domain-containing protein has translation MVIIPRPIEPQEIRRIRKELGITQEELAEKAGVTQAYIAKLETGKVDPRLSTFNRILQALLECKRAQLTARDVMSSPVLSVKPYDSVENVIKLMNKHNISQIPVIAGNKVVGSVTERTLVRQSLEYEDIYDHKVMEVMEEPFPIVNEDEDLEVVKYLLEEHPAVLVQNREGRITGIITRVDIFRIGKGRD, from the coding sequence ATGGTGATAATTCCCCGACCGATAGAACCACAGGAGATAAGGCGAATTCGCAAGGAGCTCGGAATAACCCAGGAGGAGCTGGCCGAGAAGGCAGGGGTTACGCAGGCTTACATCGCCAAGCTGGAGACCGGCAAAGTGGACCCGCGACTCTCGACCTTCAACCGAATCCTCCAGGCCCTGCTCGAGTGCAAGAGGGCCCAGCTCACCGCCAGGGACGTCATGTCATCCCCGGTTCTCTCAGTCAAACCCTACGACAGCGTTGAGAACGTCATAAAGCTCATGAACAAACACAACATATCCCAGATCCCGGTCATAGCGGGCAACAAGGTGGTGGGTTCCGTCACGGAGAGAACCCTCGTCAGGCAGAGCCTCGAGTACGAGGACATCTACGACCACAAGGTCATGGAGGTCATGGAGGAGCCGTTTCCGATAGTGAACGAGGACGAGGACCTGGAGGTCGTCAAGTACCTCCTGGAGGAGCACCCCGCTGTTCTCGTCCAGAACAGGGAGGGCAGGATAACCGGCATCATCACGAGGGTGGACATATTCAGGATAGGGAAAGGCCGCGACTGA
- a CDS encoding ABC transporter substrate-binding protein: MTLAPSITEDLYYLGLFDRVVGVTDFDDFPSGVANVTRVGGYGQYANLEVIASLNPDLILVDSYSMTILEDLQKIAPVLVVDPHSIDDIPRALDLLGAVFNAEEGARKATAEFEAKINTISSTVKDEPRVSVFYVVWNSPLMTAGGGTFISDVIELAGGENIFNDTTGWPTVSPEQVIERNPDVVLLTPHCGMSVQDVYSGPLASIKAAQDGKIYVIENENDLIHPSPRVVLGLEAVARLLHPDAFKVGYPLTVTDLAGRTVTIDDEPERIVTLAPSITESLFYIGAGGKVVGVTDYDDFPPAVRNITRVGGYGKYANLEAIAALEPDLILVDGFSMDIMESLERIAPVVVVDPKNITAIYNALELLGKITNREEGARAAVADMQATVGYVTSTVAGQSKPRTFFILSYYNGYWTAGAGTFVNDLITLAGGENIFNDVNGWGAASEEQIIARNPEVIIISPNAGISPKDLCSGPLSEVDAVKNGRVYVLSDENLVVRPGPRIMHGLEEIAEYLHPEAFSFQPQPLVCNATTSASG; encoded by the coding sequence GTGACGCTGGCCCCGAGCATCACGGAGGACCTCTACTACCTCGGTCTCTTTGACAGAGTCGTCGGGGTTACGGACTTCGATGATTTTCCGTCGGGAGTTGCCAACGTCACCCGCGTGGGCGGCTACGGTCAGTACGCCAACCTCGAAGTGATAGCATCGCTCAACCCCGACCTGATACTGGTGGACAGTTACTCTATGACGATCCTCGAGGACCTCCAGAAGATAGCCCCAGTTCTCGTGGTTGATCCACACAGCATCGACGACATCCCAAGGGCCCTTGACCTCCTGGGAGCAGTTTTCAACGCGGAGGAGGGCGCCAGGAAGGCGACGGCAGAGTTCGAAGCAAAGATAAACACGATAAGCTCCACCGTTAAGGATGAACCCCGTGTGAGCGTTTTCTACGTGGTCTGGAACAGCCCGCTCATGACCGCAGGCGGCGGAACCTTCATCAGCGACGTCATAGAACTGGCGGGCGGAGAGAACATTTTCAACGATACGACCGGCTGGCCGACCGTGAGTCCGGAGCAGGTCATAGAGAGGAACCCCGATGTGGTGCTCCTCACCCCACACTGCGGCATGAGCGTCCAGGACGTTTACAGCGGCCCCCTCGCGAGCATAAAGGCCGCCCAAGATGGAAAAATTTACGTCATCGAGAACGAGAACGACCTTATCCACCCGAGTCCCCGCGTTGTCCTTGGACTCGAGGCGGTTGCAAGGCTCCTGCACCCGGACGCCTTTAAAGTGGGCTACCCGCTCACGGTCACAGACCTCGCGGGGAGAACCGTCACGATCGACGACGAGCCGGAGAGGATAGTCACCCTCGCTCCCAGCATAACGGAGAGCCTGTTCTACATAGGTGCAGGAGGCAAGGTCGTCGGAGTGACCGACTACGATGACTTCCCGCCGGCTGTGAGGAACATCACCAGGGTGGGAGGCTACGGAAAGTACGCGAACCTCGAGGCCATAGCCGCACTGGAACCGGATCTGATCTTGGTGGACGGATTCTCCATGGATATAATGGAGAGTCTGGAGAGGATAGCCCCCGTCGTTGTGGTGGACCCCAAGAACATCACCGCAATCTACAACGCCCTTGAGCTCCTTGGAAAGATAACCAACCGCGAGGAAGGGGCCAGGGCAGCGGTGGCGGACATGCAAGCAACAGTCGGCTACGTCACCTCAACCGTGGCGGGACAGTCAAAGCCAAGGACATTCTTCATCCTCAGCTACTACAACGGCTACTGGACGGCTGGAGCGGGAACCTTCGTCAACGACCTCATAACCCTTGCCGGCGGTGAAAACATCTTCAACGACGTCAACGGCTGGGGGGCCGCGAGCGAGGAGCAGATAATCGCCAGGAACCCGGAGGTCATAATAATCTCGCCGAACGCGGGGATAAGTCCGAAGGACCTCTGCTCCGGGCCGCTCTCCGAGGTGGACGCGGTCAAGAACGGGCGCGTTTACGTCCTCAGCGACGAGAACCTCGTCGTCAGACCGGGCCCCAGGATAATGCACGGGCTTGAGGAGATAGCGGAGTACCTCCATCCGGAGGCCTTCAGTTTCCAGCCGCAGCCGCTCGTCTGCAACGCGACTACCTCCGCCTCCGGCTGA
- a CDS encoding Coenzyme F420 hydrogenase/dehydrogenase, beta subunit C-terminal domain, whose amino-acid sequence MINVADSFVGHVLNIYLAKATDGEVLNTKVASGGAVTAILNYALDEGLIDGVVTAKRTNGLEGNAVVARSRKELLATVGNKWSIVPFASRIKTKIEENNLNQVAVVCLPCQAQFFGQMRDFPMLETDFGERIEYIISLFCMGTFAFETFINYLHMNHGIKGRDVRDIVLRGDVIEVHHPRGVLRLSIREIYRYLQVGCLVCTDYTGSWSDISAGVVETKPGWTILIARNKKADELIKNAKKRGYIEVRDGYPFIGDVITGAREKLARSQKNMMCLF is encoded by the coding sequence ATGATCAACGTCGCTGACTCCTTTGTAGGACACGTACTCAACATTTACCTTGCTAAGGCGACTGATGGGGAAGTCCTCAACACAAAAGTGGCAAGCGGTGGTGCTGTGACTGCCATCTTGAACTATGCCCTTGACGAGGGCCTTATAGACGGTGTTGTCACTGCAAAGAGAACCAACGGACTTGAGGGCAACGCCGTGGTCGCAAGAAGCAGGAAAGAACTCCTGGCAACGGTAGGCAATAAATGGAGCATTGTGCCCTTTGCATCCCGGATAAAGACAAAAATAGAAGAAAATAACCTCAATCAAGTCGCTGTGGTCTGTTTGCCCTGCCAGGCACAGTTCTTTGGTCAGATGAGGGACTTTCCAATGCTGGAGACGGACTTCGGTGAGAGAATTGAATACATCATAAGCCTGTTCTGCATGGGCACCTTTGCCTTTGAGACCTTCATAAACTACCTACATATGAATCATGGTATAAAGGGACGAGATGTGAGGGATATAGTTCTCAGAGGAGACGTTATAGAGGTTCATCATCCCAGAGGAGTTCTGAGACTCTCGATCAGGGAAATTTATCGGTATCTCCAAGTTGGCTGTTTGGTATGCACAGATTACACTGGCAGCTGGAGTGATATCTCCGCTGGAGTCGTTGAGACGAAACCGGGTTGGACGATACTCATTGCCAGAAATAAAAAGGCTGATGAACTTATAAAAAATGCCAAAAAACGCGGCTATATAGAAGTTAGAGATGGTTATCCGTTTATTGGGGATGTAATCACTGGAGCCAGGGAAAAGCTCGCTCGATCTCAGAAGAACATGATGTGCCTATTCTAA
- a CDS encoding NADH-quinone oxidoreductase subunit B family protein produces MERIDVLHRDFGGCAGCSVSIVRAYPEIKDIVKLDTPYMVDRYPQSDGYNVAVITGGVCVNEREILDKLKYIREISDVVVAYGSCAAFGGILRFCRGGQDPRPDHRSFQPINSIIKVDYSIPGCPPAPLMLQSFFRFYLHEDERRLELFRICGSIKKLSGFDLLDDVVLTGLCIGCGACELSCPTHALKLVDKRPNLVQERCIRCGTCYIRCPRATQILTLGGGSDDQRR; encoded by the coding sequence ATGGAAAGGATTGATGTTCTCCACAGGGATTTTGGTGGATGTGCAGGATGCAGTGTGAGCATCGTGCGTGCATATCCTGAAATCAAGGATATCGTCAAACTGGACACTCCATATATGGTGGACAGGTACCCCCAATCGGACGGTTACAACGTTGCGGTCATCACCGGGGGTGTGTGCGTGAACGAAAGGGAAATACTTGATAAACTCAAATATATCCGGGAAATCTCCGATGTTGTCGTTGCCTACGGTTCGTGTGCCGCATTCGGCGGAATCCTACGCTTCTGTCGTGGTGGTCAAGACCCCCGACCAGACCACAGGAGCTTTCAGCCAATAAACAGCATTATAAAGGTCGATTACTCCATTCCGGGCTGCCCCCCAGCGCCGCTGATGCTCCAATCCTTTTTCAGATTTTATCTCCATGAAGACGAACGAAGACTGGAGCTTTTTAGAATTTGCGGAAGTATAAAGAAACTAAGCGGTTTTGACCTTTTGGATGATGTAGTACTTACTGGCCTCTGCATCGGCTGCGGGGCATGCGAACTATCCTGTCCCACCCATGCCCTCAAGCTGGTAGATAAACGGCCAAATCTCGTCCAGGAAAGGTGCATACGGTGCGGGACGTGCTATATTCGATGTCCCCGGGCCACTCAGATTTTAACACTTGGAGGTGGTTCTGATGATCAACGTCGCTGA